A section of the Buchnera aphidicola (Mindarus japonicus) genome encodes:
- a CDS encoding DMT family transporter: MQKVIIISLFILVSFIWGTTWIAMKIATNTIPPLFATGFRFLLSFPLLLTIAYFRKAPLFFPLGQRKFQLIISIFYFLFPFSLMLYAGSTLNSVLASIIFSNMPVIVLISSIILLKEKTYFSRRLGIFTSIVSLILLVGKELYSRHFNSLIGIFSLIFAMVSHSIIYALCKKKSYKISIITFNTIPSFFSGILLTIIAWFIENPSLKKFSFVSIMAVFYLSTFVSIGAILMYFYLQKCINNFYASIVFLIIPIISELLEFFIYGNSISLDEYLFFIPIIISVLLTLLPKSFFKKIFFI; the protein is encoded by the coding sequence GTGCAAAAAGTGATAATAATCTCACTATTTATTTTAGTTTCTTTTATTTGGGGAACAACATGGATAGCTATGAAAATAGCAACTAATACTATTCCCCCTTTATTTGCTACCGGATTTCGATTCTTATTATCATTTCCGTTACTATTAACTATCGCCTATTTTAGAAAAGCTCCATTATTTTTTCCTTTAGGACAAAGAAAATTTCAATTAATAATATCTATTTTTTATTTTCTTTTTCCATTTTCATTAATGTTATATGCAGGTAGTACTTTAAATTCTGTATTGGCATCTATTATATTTTCAAATATGCCAGTAATTGTTTTAATATCATCTATTATTTTACTAAAAGAAAAAACATATTTTTCGAGAAGATTAGGTATATTTACATCAATAGTATCACTAATTCTTTTAGTAGGAAAAGAATTATATTCTCGTCATTTTAATTCTTTAATTGGAATTTTTTCTTTAATTTTTGCTATGGTTAGTCATTCTATAATTTATGCTTTATGTAAAAAAAAATCTTATAAAATTTCAATTATTACATTTAATACCATTCCTTCTTTTTTTTCTGGAATATTATTAACAATCATAGCTTGGTTTATAGAAAATCCTTCTCTTAAAAAATTTTCTTTTGTTTCAATAATGGCGGTTTTTTATTTAAGTACTTTTGTTAGCATAGGAGCAATATTAATGTATTTTTATCTTCAAAAATGTATTAATAATTTTTATGCTTCAATAGTATTCTTAATTATTCCAATAATTTCAGAGTTACTAGAATTTTTTATTTATGGAAATAGTATTTCTTTAGATGAATATTTATTTTTTATTCCTATAATTATAAGTGTATTATTAACTTTATTACCGAAATCATTTTTTAAAAAAATTTTTTTTATTTAA